The DNA window CGACTCTCTGCATTAAGTTGTCCATCAGCGGTGCGATGTTCTCCCTCTTTCACTTGCTAGTTTATATTACCGGCTGCTTTGGTCCGGTGGTACGGCCAACCGCTGATTTCACGTGGTGCCCGGATGGAAGCCAAGGGAAGCTCGACTATAACTTCTTCGATCACTCGACCACCGTCCCTGGTCACTACATCACCGCGCTCTCCTGGGACTTCGGGGATGGGTCACCGCCGCAGGAGGGCTACGGGATGGTCTCCCATCGCTTCCCGCACGAGGGAACGTACCACGTCACCCTCGTCGTTACCGACGACCGCGGGGTGGCGAGCACGGTGACCAAGGAGGTCCTGGTGCAGTCCCCGGCGGTGATCCGGGAGTGGAACCT is part of the Candidatus Bipolaricaulota bacterium genome and encodes:
- a CDS encoding PKD domain-containing protein; the protein is MVRPTADFTWCPDGSQGKLDYNFFDHSTTVPGHYITALSWDFGDGSPPQEGYGMVSHRFPHEGTYHVTLVVTDDRGVASTVTKEVLVQSPAVIREWNLTLGWPATVTGEVVNRSDRTLDSVVIKAKFYSADNVRLTEGTAEILELEPGEVALFSIEAPEYTARIFYAKVFVDSFTVDCQEEPYPQRSDETDS